The window CGACCCCGAGGAACTCGTCGACGAGCACTTCGACGGAGCGGGCGACGACGGCGACGAGAACGATGGGGGAACCGACGGGGAACGCTCCGAAGCGGGCGACGAAAGCGAAGCCGGAGGCGAGAACGGCGACTCAGCGGACGAGCGCGACGACCCGTCGAGTCAGACCGGCGACTCCGGTGACCGGGGCGACGGCGATGGATCGGAACCACCGACGGATCCCGGATCGTCGGACGAGGGGAACGACCCCGACGAGACCGGTGAGAGCGGTTCGCCGTCGGTCCGAGACGGCGACGGCGGCCCCGATCACGCCGAAGCGGCGGCGGAGAACGGGGAGCGGGAAGCGGACTCCGACGGGTCCGACGCGGACGCCGACGGCGACGACTCGGCGGGCGACTCCGACGACTCGACGGAGGCCAGTCCGCTCGTCCCGGGGCAGTCGCCCGCCGGGATCGGGGCCGGCCGCGCCCCCGACCTGACCGCGCCGGAGGCCGTCGCGGACGCGAAGACGGGGAGCGGCACTCGAACGCGGGCCGCCCCGAACGTCGACAGCGAGGGCGCCCGGGTGCGCACCCGTCGCGCGAACTCGGCGGGGGACGTCGACGCCGCGGCCTCGGTCCGCGCGGCGGCCGCCCGCGGCGCGACGTCCGTCGAATCTCGGGACCTCCGCCAGTCGGTCCGCCGGAGCGACGCCGCCGCGCTGGTGCTCTTCGTCGTCGACGCCAGCGCGTCGATGCGCCCGGCGATGCGCGCGGCGAAGGGGACCGTGCTCGAACTGCTGAAGGACGCCTACCGGCAGCGCGACGAGGTCGGGTTCGTCGCGTTCGCCGGCGACGGGGCGGAGGTCCTCCTCCCACCCACGGACAGCGTCACGCTGGCAGCGCGCCACCTCAAGGAGCTGCCGACCGGCGACCGGACCCCGCTGCCCGCGGGGCTCCGAACCGCGGCCGACGCCCTCGACCGGGCCGATCTCGCCGCCGCCGTCGTCGTGTTGGTCACGGACGGCCGGGCGAACGTCGCCGGGGGGAGCCCGGTCGGCGAGACCCGCGAGGCCGCCCGGCGACTGGCCGAACTCGGCGCACACGTCGTCGTCGTCGACGCCGGGGACGGCGGGGAAGCGGGAGTGGCCGGCCTGGTCGCCGACGAAACAGACGGGACGCGCGTTCCGCTCTCTGCGCTCTCCGCCGAGCGGATCGACGCCGCCGCCGGTGCCGCACGCGAAAGCTGAGTTTCTCTCACACGCAAGATTTACAATCTAACTTGTCTTTGTCCAAGTGTGATTTAGAATGGCGGCAACCACCGACACCGTTCACGGCCGAATCGAAGGGGTCCGAATCGAGCTGACGCCGACGCAACTCGCCGTCGGACTCGCGCTCGTCGCCGCGCTCGGATTCGCGCTCCTGTTCGTCCAGGAACCGATGCTGCACGACTCGATGCACAACTTCCGGCACGCCGCGGGCATCACCTGCCACTGAGGATGCTCACCGACTACCTGACGCGGGGCGTGAAAGCCGGCGTCGTCGCCGGCGTGGCGTTCGGCCTGCTGCTGGCGCTCGTCGCCAACCCGCTCGTCGCGTTCGCCGACGAACTCGGCCACGAGGGCGGCGACGCCGTCGGGCCCGCAGAGTCCGAGACCGGCGGCCACCACGACGAGGCGGCCGGCGGCCATCACAGCCACGCCGGAGCCACGGCCGGAGGCGGGCACCACGAGAGCGCCGTTCCCGCGGCGGTCACGAACGGCGTGAGCGTCCTCTCCGGCGTGCTCTGGGGGGTCCTCCTCGGCGGCGTCGTCTTCGGCTTCGCCTTCTACCTCCTCGAACCCGCGATTCCGGGGCCCGAGGGCGCGAAGAGCTACCTCCTGGCGGCGGCCGGGTTCGTCACCGTCTCGGGCGCCCCGTGGCTCGTCCTCCCGCCGCAGCCGCCCGGAGTCACGCAGTCGCTGCCCACGGAGAACCGAACGCTCCTCTACGCCGGGATGATGGTCGCCGGCGCGCTGGTCTGTCTGCTCTCGGGGTACGCGTACCAGCGGCTCCGGGAGCGACGCGGACGGGGAGCCGCCGCCGTCGCGGCCGCGCTCCCGTTCGGCCTCCTGGCCTTCCCAGTCGCGTTCGCTCCGGCGAACCCGGTCGAGAGCGCGCTCCCCTCCGACCTGGCGTCGGCGCTCGTCGGGATGACCGTGTTCGGACAGGCGCTGCTGTGGGTGCTCCTCGCGGGGGCCCACACGCGATTCCGTCGTCGTTCGGGCGAGGACCGATCGTCCGACGTCGCGAGCGCGCGCTCGGACACGCCCGTTGCGGCGGACTGATGCGGTCGAGAACCGAGGACGTCGTCGACGGCGACTTCTCCGCTCACGTGCTCGTCTGCACCCACGCGCGGGACTCGGAGTACGCCTGCTGTGCGGAGGCGCGCGGTCGCGACGTGTACGAGGCGGTCAAAACGTGGCTGCGCGACCGCGACGTCTTCTGGTCGCGCGTCCGCGTCGCGGAGACGAGCTGTCTCGGCCTGTGCAGCGCCGAGGGGACCGCTGTCGCGATCCACCCCCGAAACCGCTGGTACTCCGACGTGGTTCCCGACGACGTGCCGGAACTGCTCGAAGCCGAGTTCGGCGCGGACGCGTCGCGGTTGCGCGATCCGCGGTAGAAGGTGGATCGGGGCCCCGATCGCTACTCCTCGACGGGGAACGTCTCGTGCAGCACGTCGTGTGCCTCGCCCAGTCCGTCGAGGACGCTCTCGCCCTGAGCGGTCAGCCTGTGCACCGCGCGCTCGGCGTCGCGGACGGCCACGAGCCGCCCGCGGACGTAGCCGTACTCCGGGTCGTCGGGATCGGTCGCGGCGACTTCCGCCTCCAGATCCACGAGCGCCGCGTCGAGGTGTCGCTCGATCTCCGAGAGCGTCTCCGCGTTCGCGAGGGCTTCGATCGGGCCGTCGAGGTGGCCCTCCAGTTCCTTCTCTGCGTGCTCGCGCGCGTTCCGATCTTCGGTTCCGAGCACGTTCATCAGTCCGAGTCGTAGCGCTTCGATTTCGTGACAGCTCATTTATAACACTTGGTCGACGAGGTCCGAGACGATGCGGTCCCGATCGAGGTGGGACGAGACGATTCGCTCCGCGTCGCTCCCGTCGACGCCGCCGTACCAGACGCCGTCGGGGTAGACGGCCACCATCGGGCCGTCGCCGCAGCGCCCGAGACACGACGAGCGCGTGATCCGGGCGTCGCAGGCGTCGGAGTCGCGCGCGGCCTGCCGCAGCCCTTCGAGGACGGCCGGCGCGCCGTCGGCGGCGCAGGTCTGATTGGTACACACCGCGACGTGTTTCGCCGGCGCGTCGTGCGCGTGCGGCTCTTCGTCGACGTCGTCGCGGTCGGCGTGTGACTCCCGGTGGGTCAGCGCCCGCAGCGTCGCTCTCGCGCCGCCGACGTCCTCCTCGTAGCCGTCGAGTTCGACCTTGTACTTACAGGTGTCACACGACATGTCCACGCTCTCGGTCCGAGCCTCCTGCCAGCGGTCGCCGAGGACGTCCAGCAGCCGGCTGTCCGTTCCGAGCGGATCGCCGGCGGCCGCGTCGACGTACGGGTACTCGTCGTCGAACTCGGCGGCTCCCTCGCGGATCCGCCCGGTGAGGACGCCGTCGCCGAGCATGTACGGGAGGACGACGACGGCGTCGGGCCGGTGTTTGGCGGCGGCGTCCAGCGCCTCCTCCAGCCGCGGCTCGGTGATCCCGACGAAGGCCGTCTCGACGCGGTCGAACTCCCGTCCCTCGTACAGGAGTCGGGCGAGTTTGTGCGCGTCGCTGTTGGCGTCCGGGTCGCTGGACCCCCGGGCGCAGAGCACGACCGCGACGTCGTCGGTCTCGCGATCGACGCCCAACTCGCCTTCGACGGCCGCCGCCCGGTCGTCGAGCAGGTCGACGAGCGCGGGGTGGACGCCGAGGTGTGCACCGTTCCGGATCGCGACGCCGGGGTGTTCGTTCCGGGCCCGCTGGACCGCCAGCGGGACGTCGTTCTTGACGTGGCTCGCGGCGAAGAGCGACAGTTGCACGACGCTGATTCGCGAGACCGTCGCCGCGAGGCCGGCGATCGCGTCGGGTATCGAGGGCTTCGCGAGTTCCAGGAAGCCCGCGTCGACCGGCAGCCCGAGCCGGCTCTCCAGGTCGGCCGCGAGCGTCCGGACCTGTTCGTTCGACTTCTCGCGGCGGGAGCCGTGACCCGCCAGCAACACGGCCTCGTCGTCGAGCACGCCGGTGTCGTCCCGCGCGTCCGGCGCGGCTCTGGCGTTCGCGGTCATCCGGAGAGCTCGCCCACCTCGCTCCCCGTGGCGCGCTCGACGCTCCGGCGGAGTTTCCCCCGCCGCGCCGCCGAGTACAGCCCCGAGTCGTCGCTGCCGCTGTACACCCACCGCGCGAAGGCCGCCGCGTCCGCGTCGTCTGCCAGCCCGAACCAGTGGCCGCCCGACGACGTCGCAGAGAGGTCGTCGGTCGGGACGTCCGGCTCGGCCGCATCGAGCAGCGAGCGAACGGTCCGGAGCAGGGCCTCGTCGTCGTGGACGAACGACACGCCGACCGACTCCGCGGACTCCCGGAAGCAGACGGTGCCGCAGGCCTCGAGGACCCCTCGAACGAGCTGCGGACGGTGGTCGGCGAACGCGT is drawn from Halobellus limi and contains these coding sequences:
- a CDS encoding VWA domain-containing protein, which codes for MIEYDGRKKASHGRESRPSFSRIVGQEELKRALLAVAANDGLDGLLIRGEKGTAKSTAVRALTELLPKQDAVADCPYGCPPDAPERQCERCRERPDPPRTERPVPLVTLPLGATRERVVGTLSVSDALEGEHEFDPGLLARANRGILYVDEVNLLDDHLVDVLLDAAASGVNRVERDGVSVTHPAEFTLVGTMNPEEGDLRPQLRDRFALQATVTACEDVDRRVDIIDRAIGRDTGDTTSSTETDGEAGRRDQLRTARELLPEVDLSTEFKREIAELCRDSGAEGHRADIATARAATTFAALDGRSKVIEPDVRQAAELALPHRLRSRPFEDAPDPEELVDEHFDGAGDDGDENDGGTDGERSEAGDESEAGGENGDSADERDDPSSQTGDSGDRGDGDGSEPPTDPGSSDEGNDPDETGESGSPSVRDGDGGPDHAEAAAENGEREADSDGSDADADGDDSAGDSDDSTEASPLVPGQSPAGIGAGRAPDLTAPEAVADAKTGSGTRTRAAPNVDSEGARVRTRRANSAGDVDAAASVRAAAARGATSVESRDLRQSVRRSDAAALVLFVVDASASMRPAMRAAKGTVLELLKDAYRQRDEVGFVAFAGDGAEVLLPPTDSVTLAARHLKELPTGDRTPLPAGLRTAADALDRADLAAAVVVLVTDGRANVAGGSPVGETREAARRLAELGAHVVVVDAGDGGEAGVAGLVADETDGTRVPLSALSAERIDAAAGAARES
- a CDS encoding CbtB domain-containing protein, whose translation is MAATTDTVHGRIEGVRIELTPTQLAVGLALVAALGFALLFVQEPMLHDSMHNFRHAAGITCH
- a CDS encoding CbtA family protein, which encodes MLTDYLTRGVKAGVVAGVAFGLLLALVANPLVAFADELGHEGGDAVGPAESETGGHHDEAAGGHHSHAGATAGGGHHESAVPAAVTNGVSVLSGVLWGVLLGGVVFGFAFYLLEPAIPGPEGAKSYLLAAAGFVTVSGAPWLVLPPQPPGVTQSLPTENRTLLYAGMMVAGALVCLLSGYAYQRLRERRGRGAAAVAAALPFGLLAFPVAFAPANPVESALPSDLASALVGMTVFGQALLWVLLAGAHTRFRRRSGEDRSSDVASARSDTPVAAD
- a CDS encoding (2Fe-2S) ferredoxin domain-containing protein, with the translated sequence MRSRTEDVVDGDFSAHVLVCTHARDSEYACCAEARGRDVYEAVKTWLRDRDVFWSRVRVAETSCLGLCSAEGTAVAIHPRNRWYSDVVPDDVPELLEAEFGADASRLRDPR
- a CDS encoding DUF3209 family protein, whose protein sequence is MSCHEIEALRLGLMNVLGTEDRNAREHAEKELEGHLDGPIEALANAETLSEIERHLDAALVDLEAEVAATDPDDPEYGYVRGRLVAVRDAERAVHRLTAQGESVLDGLGEAHDVLHETFPVEE
- a CDS encoding CbiX/SirB N-terminal domain-containing protein codes for the protein MTANARAAPDARDDTGVLDDEAVLLAGHGSRREKSNEQVRTLAADLESRLGLPVDAGFLELAKPSIPDAIAGLAATVSRISVVQLSLFAASHVKNDVPLAVQRARNEHPGVAIRNGAHLGVHPALVDLLDDRAAAVEGELGVDRETDDVAVVLCARGSSDPDANSDAHKLARLLYEGREFDRVETAFVGITEPRLEEALDAAAKHRPDAVVVLPYMLGDGVLTGRIREGAAEFDDEYPYVDAAAGDPLGTDSRLLDVLGDRWQEARTESVDMSCDTCKYKVELDGYEEDVGGARATLRALTHRESHADRDDVDEEPHAHDAPAKHVAVCTNQTCAADGAPAVLEGLRQAARDSDACDARITRSSCLGRCGDGPMVAVYPDGVWYGGVDGSDAERIVSSHLDRDRIVSDLVDQVL
- a CDS encoding cobalamin biosynthesis protein: MSEAERGATTPEPVDDLLAAATTTAYFWGRVAGDGELTRDRVTVRAGDETAADALAAVAGAGRTDHDHRVAARESAHDASIVRFEDEYELQVFGAPAERAAAALGLPIDGQPGGYRFDAFADHRPQLVRGVLEACGTVCFRESAESVGVSFVHDDEALLRTVRSLLDAAEPDVPTDDLSATSSGGHWFGLADDADAAAFARWVYSGSDDSGLYSAARRGKLRRSVERATGSEVGELSG